The genomic segment ATAGACAAGTTTACTTTTTGTCATCGGTCATCCCAAGCTTTCTTAAACTTACTACTACATAACTTCCTCCGAAGACTAACCCAACTAAAATAAACAGAAGTTGAAACCACGGTTGGGTTTCCCATCGCTGATCGAGATATTTACCCAGCAGATAGCCACCCCCAACTAAAATCGCGAGTGTGGTAGCAATACTTGTACCCAGCGCCATAGCTTTAACCACGTTCAGACGGTTATCGCCCATATACGACTACCTCACCCTATCACGAATAATCGATAGTTATATCTTATTCGCGATGGCATTTTTAAAATCCTGCTTCATTTGAAAGAAAAGCAGTTTTTTTCTATACTCCCTTATTATTCTATAAAATTCTGTTTTTTATTCTATTGTATCTTTTGTTTCTGGATAATATTTACAATACGGTCAGCTGCTTTACCATCACCATAAGGATTAATGGCAT from the Desulfitobacterium metallireducens DSM 15288 genome contains:
- a CDS encoding AtpZ/AtpI family protein; amino-acid sequence: MGDNRLNVVKAMALGTSIATTLAILVGGGYLLGKYLDQRWETQPWFQLLFILVGLVFGGSYVVVSLRKLGMTDDKK